AGAGCGGCGCGCAGGGCGTGGCGCAGCTCCGCCTGGCGCCAACCCAGGCCACGGGCGCGGGCGGCGCTGACGAAGCCGAGGTCGAGCGCTGCGCGCACCTGGTCCCTGACGTACAGGGCGATACCGGCGGCAGTCGGCAGGACGAGGGCGAGACAGGGGAGAACCAGGTGGCGCACCGTGTCCAGCAGCCGCGGCAGGGCCGAGAGGGTCGCGGCATCGAGCGAGTGCATCTGCGAGACAGGGAGCCAGCGGAGTCTCACGGCCAGAAGCCACGTGAGCGGCAGAGCCAGGCAGAAGGACGGGACGGAGTAGAGCGCGGCGGCGGCCGCGGACATGCCTCGGTCCGCGAAGCCGCCTCGAGAGCGCGCCGCGGCGAACCCGGCCGCCAGCCCCAGGGCGAACTGCAGGATCAGGGCCGGCCCGGCCAGGGTCAGGGTGTTGAGGGCCGCCTCGCGAATCAATCCGGCCGCCGGCTGCCGGTAGGACCAGGAAGTGCCGAAGTCTCCGTGGAGAAGGCCCTCGAGCCAGTCGACGTAGCGGTCGAGGAATGGACGGTCGGCGCCGAAGGCTTCGTGCAGCCGGATCGCGGTCCTGGGGCTGACGCCAGGCTCCCGGAGACTATCGAACGGAACCCCGGGAGCGGCTTCGACCAGGAGGAACACGAGGGTGGCGGTCCCCCAGACGAGCGGGAGGACCGACAGCAACCGGCGCACCACGAAGCCTGTCACGCGGGAATAGTCGGCCGTCGTACCACTGTCCGTCAAGGTCTTCAGTTATCCCGGCCCATCAAGGATTTTCCCGGGCCTGTTTCAGGAATTCAACCTATTCACATCGGGAGGATTCCGCGCCAATCTTGAGGGCACGCTGGAGCGAAAGTATGAGACGGTGGTCGGCTCTCATCGGACTGGTGCTCGCCGCAGCGCTGCTCGCCTGGCGCGGAGTCGGAAAACCGCTGCCCGGGCATCCCAGGGCTGCGCCGGTCGCGAGCCGCCTGGTCATCGGGGTGAGGGGGGACGTCACCTCCCTCAACATCTATACTGCGGCGAGCGCCTTCGATCAGGAGATCGCCGACCTCCTCTATCCCAGGCTCGCCTACGAGGAGGACGATTTCCAGCAGGGACCGCCGACGTTCCGCCCGGGGCTGGCCTCCTCATGGGACTTGTCTCCGGACGGCGCGAGTCTCACGTTTCATCTCGATCGCCGGGCCTCCTGGAGCGACGGCAGGCCTGTGACCGCGGCCGATGTTCTGTTGTCGCACCGCGCCGCCAGCAGCCCCGACGTGGCCTGGGCTGGAATCGACTCGAAGGAGTTCATCCAGGACGTCAGGACGCCCGACCCGCGTACCGTCGAGTACCGCTTCGCCCGCGGCTACCCGTACGAGCTCATGGATTCGGTCGAAGGGAATATTCTCCCGGCGCACGTCTTCGAGGGAACGCCGCTTTCCGAGTGGCCGAAGAGCGCCTTCCTCGAGGCGCCGGTCGCGGGGGGCCCGTTCCTCCTGAAGCGCCACGAGCCCGGCGCTCTGATCGAGCTCGCGCGCAACCCCTCTTCCCTCATGGCTCCGCTCCCGCGGCTCGACACCGTGATCTTCCGCATCATCCCCGACGAAGAGACGCTCCTGAATGAAGTCATCATTGGAGGGATCGACGTGATGGAGAACGTGCCCCCCCGCGCGGCGGCCCGCGTCGAGGCTTCGCCGCGCCTGCGCCTGGTGCGCGTCCCCGATCTGTCGTACACCTTCATCTGCTGGAACACGACCCGGCCGCTGTTCTCGGACTCCCGCGTGCGCCGGGCGTTGACGATGGCGATCGACCGCGACTCGATCATCGAGGGTCTGCTCCCGGGCATCGGCCGTCCCGCGGCCGGCCCCGTGTTGTCGTTCCTGTGGGCCCATGACCCCGATCTCAAGCCGCTGCCGTTCGATCCCGAAGGCGCCCGCCGTCTCCTCGAGGACGCCGGTTGGAAGGACCGGGACGGCGACGGTGTGATCGATCGCGACGGCCGGCCGTTCCGCTTCGAGTTGGAGACCGATCAGGCCTCCGGGCAGCGGGGCGACGTCGCCCGCATGGTCATCGCCCAGCTCGGCGCGATCGGCGTCGCGGTCGTGCCGCGCCTGTTCGAGACGGGGACCTTCATCGCCCGCCACGAGGCGCACGACTTCGACGCCTTCGTCGGCTCCTGGCGCGAGTCCACCAAGGTCGATCTCAAGAGCAACTTCCACAGCGCCTCGAGCCAGGGGGGCTACAACTACGGCCGCTACTCGTGCCCCGAGCTCGACCGGCTCATCGACCGGGCGCGGGCCGAGTCCGACCCCGGGGCGGCGCGTACCCTGTGGATCGCGGCGCAGCGGATCATCGCCCGTGACCAGCCGTACACGTTCCTGTTCGAACGCGATCGGCTGCACGCCGTGGTTCGCAACCTGCACCTGGCCCGGGTCAGCCCGCGGAGTCTCTACGCCGGGCTCGCGGAATGGTCGCTCGAGGGGACGGAGGAGCCGCAGCCGTGATTCGCCCCCCGACGCCGCTCGTCGCCAGGCTCCTGCCGCCCGCGATCGGTCGACTGCACCTGCGGCGTCCGCGGCTCATGGACCGGCTGCGCGCAAGTCTTGCGAAGCGCGTCACGCTCGTCCTCGCCGGTCCGGGATACGGCAAGACGTCGCTTCTGGCGCGCTTCCTCCAGGAGTCCGCGGAGACTTCGGTCTGGTACTCGCTCGACCGGTCGGATGGCGACCCCTCGGTCTTCTTCCGCTACCTCGTCGAGGGCGTGGCCAGGCACGTCCCCGAGTTCGGCAGGCGCAGCGAGGGTCTCTGGGAGGGTCTCCGTTTCCGGCCGGAGGAGGCCGAGCGCCTGGCCGACATCTTCATCGGCGACGCCGAGATGTCGCTCGGCGGGCGAATCGTGCTGGTGCTCGACGGAGTGCAGCACCTCGAGGCATCCGAGCCGTGCGTGCGGGTCCTGCGGCGGCTCGTGGCCCGCCTGCCCGAGTCCCTCCACCTGATCCTGGCCGGCCGCTCGCTCCCCGATCTCGGTTCCGATACGCCGTTGCGGAAGGACGGGGCGACGCTTATCGAGGGGGACGATCTTCTGTTCACACCCGAGGAGACCGGCACGCTGCTCCGCGACACCTTCGGCCTGCCGGCGCGGCAGGAGACGGTCGAAAGACTCCACGCGCGCACGCGCGGCTGGGTCACCGCCCTGCAGCTGCTGCGCCAGACGGCGCGTCTGGAGATGAGCACCGCCGATCTGCCGGAGACCCTGTTCGCGCGCACCGAATCCGAGATCTTCGACTACTTCGGCGAAGCGGTCTTCGCCTCCGAGTCCGTGGAGGTGCGCGACTTCCTGCTGGGCTCCTGTCCGCCCCCCGCGATCGAGCCGGAAGTCTGCGCGGAGGTCCTGCACGGTCTCGACGTGCGGTCCCTTCTCGCGGGGCTGGTCCACCGGCACTTGTTCGTTTCGGCCCTGGAGAGCGGCGGGACCTACTACGTCTACGATCCTCTGTTCCTCGACTTCCTGCGCCGCAAGCTCCGCTGCGCGCGGGGGGCCGAGGGAGCGAGGGCGCTCGACCTGCGCTATGGACGGGCCTTCGCGGGGCGGGGCGACTTCGCCCAGGCGCTCGCGCACTTCATGGCCGCCGAATGCATGAAGGAGACCGCCGACGTCCTGCAGCGTCACGGCGAGGGTCTGCTGCGCTCCGGCATGCCGGGGGCGATCCGCGAAGCGGCCCTGTTCCTCTCGGCGCGCGGCGCGCGGCCGCCTGTCGCCGCCGCGTTGCTGGGGGAGGCCTGCCGCCTGGCGGGTGACCACGCCGCCGCGACGGGACACTTCGAGGTCGCCCTGGCGGCGCGCGGCGACGGCTCGGCGGAGATCAAAGGCGCCGCGCGGATCGCGGCGCTCCAGGGGCTGGCCTACTCGCTCATGAAGGTCGGCAGGCTGGCGCTCGCGGAGGCGACGTCGGCGACGGCCCTCGCGGAAATCGGCGGGGAGAATGCGGCCCTGCGCGCACGCGTCCTGAACACGCTGGGGATCATCCGTCATCGACAGCGCCGCACGCCCGAGGCGATCGCGCTCTGGCAGGAGGCCCTGGCCCACGCCCGGGGGGCGGGCGATGAGCACGTCATCCTGATGATCGCCCACAATCTCGGCCTGCCGCACGCTGCGTCCGGCGACTTTCGTCGCGCCTCCGAGTGCTTCCGCATCCTGACGAATCGGAAGAACACGCGTCTGGGACCGGAGGAGGGCGCCGCCTACCTGAACCAGGCGCGCATCGCGACGCTACAGGGTCGCTCCGCCCGCGCCTCGACGCTGCTCGGCCGGGCCCGCGAGATCGCGCGGGAGTGGCGGCTCCAGGGGCTGCTCGCCGATGTGCTGGAGGCGGAGGGGAACCTGTGCCGGCAGCGGGGCGACCTGGAGGCGGCGGGGGAGCGCTATGCCCAGGCCCGTGACGTCCTGACGGAGCTCGGGCGTCCGGATCTTCTCGACAACCTGTCGGAGGAGGAGGCGATCCTGGCGGCCCGGCGCGGCAACCACGGCGAAGCGGAGACGCTGGCGGCCGCCGCGGTCGAGCGCCGCCGCGCCGCCGGGGACGCCGAAGGGACGGCCGTCGCGCTCCTGGCGCTCGGCGAAGTGCGCGTCCGCTCCCGTGTCGCGCCGCGCGCCGCCCGTGTGCTCGCCGAGGCGGCCGCCTTCTTCCAATCGACCGGCCGCGAGTTCCACGAATGCATGGCCCGCCTCTGGCTCGCCCTTGCCCGCCATCTGGAGCGCGACCGACATCGCGCCGTGACGCAGGCCCTGCGGGCCCTGGAGATCGCGTCGCGACACGACTACCGGGCGCCGATCCTGCGTGTGGCCGACCTGGACGGGGCGTTCCACAACCTCCTGGCGTCGCTCCCGGCGGCGCCGGCTTTCCTTCGTCAGTCGCCGGTCGTCGGCGCGAGCCCGCGTGACGCGGAGGTGCGCGCAGCGAGCCGGCCTGCCGGCACGGACGGAGCGCGGCGTGCGCGGCGGGAACGCGGACGCCCGCATGACGTCGGCGTGGCGTCTCATTCCGGGGCGCCGCGGCCGGTGCGAACATGAGGCTTCGTTCGGCGCGCCGCCGGGCCCCGGCAGCGGTGCTGATCCTCGCTCAGCTTGCGTCCCTCATGGCGCTCTCCGGCGGTCCCGCCGTGGCGGGGCCGTACGTGACCGAGACCTCAGGAATCCGCTGGAACGACGTGGGCGGGCTCCGCTGGAACGATGTGGGGGGGATCCGCTGGAGCGATGTCGGCGGGATCCGCTGGAACGACGTGGGCGGCATCCACTGGAACGATGTCGGGGGCCCGCTCTGCAACGACGCCACCGGCGTCCGCTGGAACGATGTCGGCGGAGTCCGCTGGAACGACGTCGGCGCCCTGATGTTCAACGGCGCACTGCAGACCTGCGTGCCCGGGATCGATCTCGATCTCCTGAGCCGCCTGTCGTTCCTGCCCGACACCTCCTCGATCAACGTCATCGTCACCTACCGCGCGGCCCCGACGGCGTTCGACCTGCTCAGGCTGCAGTTCCTCGGGATCCCGGGCGGCACCGTCTTCCGCCGGCTGCCGATGGTCGTGATCAACGCGACGCGCGATCAGATCGAGCGCATCACGGCGCTGCAGGGGGTCCGCTCGGTGTTCGCGGACCGCACGCTGTCCCTGCTCGACGTCGAGAGCCGCGCGCTCATCGGTCTCGACGAGGTCGCGGCCGATCCCGCCCTGGCGCGGCCGGGCGGCGCGCCCCTGTCGGGCGCGGGCGTCACGATCGCCGTCCTGGATTCGGGTGTCGACGCCACACATCCCGACCTGCCCTTCGGCGGCAAGGTGGTCGGCAACGTGCGCCTCGTCAACGCCCTCAGCACCGGGTGGGGCTTCAGCTATCCGCTGACCGTGGAAGGCCTGCCCGACACCGACCTGGTCCTGGGGCACGGGACGTTCGTCGCCTCGGTGGCGGCGGGGTCGGGACAGGCGAGCGGAGGGACGTACCGGGGCGTGGCCCCCGGCGCCTCCATCCTGGGGCTGTCGGCGGGAGATCTGTTCATCGTGAACGTCCTGGAAGGATTCGACTACATCCTCCAGAACGCCGCGCGCTACCGTGTGCGCGTGGTGAACTGCTCCTGGGGCACCCAGGGCTGGTTCGATCCCGACGACCCGGTCAACATCGCGACGCGCATGGTGCACGACGCCGGGATCGCCGTGGTCTTCGCGGCCGGCAACCAGGGACCCTCTCCCGACACGCTCAACCCCTACTCGGTGGCGCCGTGGGTCATCGGCGTCGGCTCGTCGCGCAAGGACGCGCGCCTGTCGGATTTCTCCTCGCGCGGCATCTTCGAGGAGGTGCTGTACCACCCGACGCTCCTCGCGCCCGGCGAGTCGATCACCGCGGCGAGTCCGGCGCTCCTGAACGGCGGCGCCTATT
Above is a window of Candidatus Dormiibacterota bacterium DNA encoding:
- a CDS encoding ABC transporter permease, with the protein product MTDSGTTADYSRVTGFVVRRLLSVLPLVWGTATLVFLLVEAAPGVPFDSLREPGVSPRTAIRLHEAFGADRPFLDRYVDWLEGLLHGDFGTSWSYRQPAAGLIREAALNTLTLAGPALILQFALGLAAGFAAARSRGGFADRGMSAAAAALYSVPSFCLALPLTWLLAVRLRWLPVSQMHSLDAATLSALPRLLDTVRHLVLPCLALVLPTAAGIALYVRDQVRAALDLGFVSAARARGLGWRQAELRHALRAALLPVVALFGLAIPGILGGSVAIEVLFAWPGLGRLAYQAVLARDTPLILGCTCVASLLVVAGGLLADLLSAALDPRAREAQA
- a CDS encoding ABC transporter substrate-binding protein yields the protein MRRWSALIGLVLAAALLAWRGVGKPLPGHPRAAPVASRLVIGVRGDVTSLNIYTAASAFDQEIADLLYPRLAYEEDDFQQGPPTFRPGLASSWDLSPDGASLTFHLDRRASWSDGRPVTAADVLLSHRAASSPDVAWAGIDSKEFIQDVRTPDPRTVEYRFARGYPYELMDSVEGNILPAHVFEGTPLSEWPKSAFLEAPVAGGPFLLKRHEPGALIELARNPSSLMAPLPRLDTVIFRIIPDEETLLNEVIIGGIDVMENVPPRAAARVEASPRLRLVRVPDLSYTFICWNTTRPLFSDSRVRRALTMAIDRDSIIEGLLPGIGRPAAGPVLSFLWAHDPDLKPLPFDPEGARRLLEDAGWKDRDGDGVIDRDGRPFRFELETDQASGQRGDVARMVIAQLGAIGVAVVPRLFETGTFIARHEAHDFDAFVGSWRESTKVDLKSNFHSASSQGGYNYGRYSCPELDRLIDRARAESDPGAARTLWIAAQRIIARDQPYTFLFERDRLHAVVRNLHLARVSPRSLYAGLAEWSLEGTEEPQP
- a CDS encoding tetratricopeptide repeat protein, whose translation is MIRPPTPLVARLLPPAIGRLHLRRPRLMDRLRASLAKRVTLVLAGPGYGKTSLLARFLQESAETSVWYSLDRSDGDPSVFFRYLVEGVARHVPEFGRRSEGLWEGLRFRPEEAERLADIFIGDAEMSLGGRIVLVLDGVQHLEASEPCVRVLRRLVARLPESLHLILAGRSLPDLGSDTPLRKDGATLIEGDDLLFTPEETGTLLRDTFGLPARQETVERLHARTRGWVTALQLLRQTARLEMSTADLPETLFARTESEIFDYFGEAVFASESVEVRDFLLGSCPPPAIEPEVCAEVLHGLDVRSLLAGLVHRHLFVSALESGGTYYVYDPLFLDFLRRKLRCARGAEGARALDLRYGRAFAGRGDFAQALAHFMAAECMKETADVLQRHGEGLLRSGMPGAIREAALFLSARGARPPVAAALLGEACRLAGDHAAATGHFEVALAARGDGSAEIKGAARIAALQGLAYSLMKVGRLALAEATSATALAEIGGENAALRARVLNTLGIIRHRQRRTPEAIALWQEALAHARGAGDEHVILMIAHNLGLPHAASGDFRRASECFRILTNRKNTRLGPEEGAAYLNQARIATLQGRSARASTLLGRAREIAREWRLQGLLADVLEAEGNLCRQRGDLEAAGERYAQARDVLTELGRPDLLDNLSEEEAILAARRGNHGEAETLAAAAVERRRAAGDAEGTAVALLALGEVRVRSRVAPRAARVLAEAAAFFQSTGREFHECMARLWLALARHLERDRHRAVTQALRALEIASRHDYRAPILRVADLDGAFHNLLASLPAAPAFLRQSPVVGASPRDAEVRAASRPAGTDGARRARRERGRPHDVGVASHSGAPRPVRT
- a CDS encoding S8 family serine peptidase, with the translated sequence MRLRSARRRAPAAVLILAQLASLMALSGGPAVAGPYVTETSGIRWNDVGGLRWNDVGGIRWSDVGGIRWNDVGGIHWNDVGGPLCNDATGVRWNDVGGVRWNDVGALMFNGALQTCVPGIDLDLLSRLSFLPDTSSINVIVTYRAAPTAFDLLRLQFLGIPGGTVFRRLPMVVINATRDQIERITALQGVRSVFADRTLSLLDVESRALIGLDEVAADPALARPGGAPLSGAGVTIAVLDSGVDATHPDLPFGGKVVGNVRLVNALSTGWGFSYPLTVEGLPDTDLVLGHGTFVASVAAGSGQASGGTYRGVAPGASILGLSAGDLFIVNVLEGFDYILQNAARYRVRVVNCSWGTQGWFDPDDPVNIATRMVHDAGIAVVFAAGNQGPSPDTLNPYSVAPWVIGVGSSRKDARLSDFSSRGIFEEVLYHPTLLAPGESITAASPALLNGGAY